In the bacterium genome, one interval contains:
- a CDS encoding electron transfer flavoprotein subunit alpha/FixB family protein codes for MRTLVYIEHDESGVTDLSLQALALAGSLGGETEALLLGEELAPLAAVVLTRGAGRVLAFEHATLREHVALPAAHALAAAVRERDPGLVLLPASTVGNDLAPLAAALLEAACVVDCDGIEAGGGGLRLLRTEFDARVRAAYEPTGAGPVLATVKDGVAATRPPGASTGEAEVRAAELPAEALRGAVERREVARKTVNLKDARVIIGGGAGVGSAAHFTMLERLAEKLGGEIGATRASVDAGWVSAERQIGQTGVTVRPDLYIACGISGAVQHLVGIREAKTVVAINNDPAAPIFRVSHYRIVGDLTTVVPKLVELLI; via the coding sequence ATGAGAACGCTGGTCTACATCGAGCACGACGAGAGCGGCGTCACCGACCTCTCCCTGCAGGCCCTCGCCCTGGCGGGCAGCCTGGGTGGCGAGACAGAGGCCCTGCTCCTGGGCGAGGAGCTGGCGCCCCTGGCCGCTGTGGTCCTGACCCGCGGCGCGGGGCGGGTCCTGGCCTTCGAGCACGCCACGCTGCGGGAGCACGTCGCCTTGCCCGCCGCCCACGCCCTGGCCGCCGCGGTGCGGGAGCGCGACCCCGGCCTGGTGCTGCTGCCGGCCAGCACGGTGGGCAACGACCTCGCGCCCCTGGCCGCGGCCCTGCTGGAAGCGGCCTGTGTCGTCGACTGCGACGGCATCGAGGCGGGCGGAGGCGGCCTGCGCCTGCTGCGGACGGAGTTCGACGCCCGCGTGCGGGCCGCCTATGAGCCGACGGGTGCCGGCCCGGTCCTGGCCACGGTGAAGGACGGCGTGGCGGCGACCCGGCCGCCGGGCGCATCCACCGGCGAAGCGGAGGTCCGCGCGGCGGAACTGCCGGCCGAGGCCCTCCGGGGCGCCGTCGAGCGCCGCGAAGTGGCCCGCAAGACGGTCAACCTGAAGGATGCGCGGGTCATCATCGGCGGCGGCGCCGGGGTGGGCAGCGCCGCCCATTTCACCATGCTGGAGCGGCTGGCGGAGAAGCTGGGCGGCGAGATCGGCGCCACGCGGGCCAGCGTGGACGCCGGCTGGGTGAGCGCCGAGCGCCAGATCGGGCAAACGGGCGTCACGGTGCGGCCCGACCTCTACATTGCCTGCGGCATCAGCGGCGCCGTGCAGCACCTGGTGGGCATCCGCGAGGCGAAGACGGTGGTGGCGATCAACAACGACCCCGCCGCCCCCATCTTCCGCGTCTCGCACTACCGCATCGTGGGGGATCTCACCACGGTGGTGCCCAAGCTGGTGGAGCTGCTCATATAG